Proteins encoded within one genomic window of Bradyrhizobium sp. AZCC 1719:
- a CDS encoding c-type cytochrome, with protein MKNIALLSAVLGASLACAGSVRTQPASPAPDNGTFDVEQLFAGTCGFCHSSGGRAAGKGPQLMNSPRDDDFLRDRIKNGKEGAMPGFAGAFTDAQIEQMVKYIRALKPREG; from the coding sequence TTGAAGAACATCGCACTGCTATCGGCGGTGCTGGGCGCGTCATTGGCGTGTGCCGGGTCGGTCCGGACGCAGCCTGCGAGCCCTGCGCCCGACAACGGGACGTTCGACGTCGAGCAGTTGTTCGCAGGGACTTGCGGCTTTTGTCACTCCAGTGGCGGCCGAGCTGCCGGCAAGGGGCCGCAGTTGATGAATTCACCACGAGACGACGATTTTTTGCGTGACCGCATAAAGAACGGCAAGGAAGGCGCGATGCCTGGTTTCGCTGGGGCCTTCACCGACGCGCAGATCGAACAGATGGTCAAGTACATCCGGGCCTTGAAGCCGCGCGAGGGCTGA
- a CDS encoding pyrroloquinoline quinone-dependent dehydrogenase has product MKKHLGYFSLPVAVAIGATLAASSAFAQTVDTARIEAAGQNDWLTYHGSYKSHHYSPLAQINTSNVGNLGVAWMHIPGRSTRGVQSMPLVADGVLYYTGSYSRTFALNGATGELIWHYFPELDEALVKRQTHSPYNRGVALGEGKVYVGTVDGRLIALDAKTGRVAWDTKLIDSQKLTVGFTGAPLYAKGLVIIGAQGGEWPGRGPIFAIDAATGKKKWEFLTVAGTEEAMKTWGGDSWRTGGGGGWMPGTYDSETNTILWGTANPAPLYDWSGADYKTQGARPGDNLYTSSVIGLDIDTGKLKFYHQELPHDAWDFDSSVGEFVMLERDGQKLIVHPNKGGFIFVYDRNLAVKNVWRLVQNINFVKDIDPKTGALIGRRDFTAGKVTDPPLCPFIGGGISWNAGSYSPKTGLYYKIGQEWCMTLDVQKTTPVTTPQAQLNIGADFKMAPPPGGEIYGHLDARDPVTGVKKWEVRYPEPPLGSVLATAGNLVFVPDSRGVIHAYDAETGTELWNHNNGTGHQGGIVSYSVGGKQYIAVTAGFGGMLADEYGPNFGGIYKSMPRDDGMLVVFSLK; this is encoded by the coding sequence ATGAAGAAGCATTTGGGTTATTTTTCTCTGCCCGTTGCAGTTGCGATCGGTGCGACGCTTGCCGCATCGTCAGCCTTTGCACAAACGGTTGATACCGCGCGGATCGAGGCCGCCGGCCAGAATGACTGGCTGACCTATCACGGGTCGTACAAGTCGCATCACTACAGCCCGCTCGCTCAGATCAACACCAGCAACGTCGGAAACTTGGGTGTCGCCTGGATGCATATTCCGGGAAGATCCACCCGCGGCGTGCAGTCGATGCCGCTCGTGGCTGATGGCGTGCTTTACTACACCGGCTCCTACAGCCGAACCTTCGCGCTGAACGGCGCCACCGGCGAGCTGATCTGGCACTATTTCCCGGAACTGGACGAGGCGTTGGTCAAGCGGCAGACGCACTCGCCCTACAATCGCGGTGTCGCCCTTGGAGAAGGCAAAGTCTACGTCGGCACAGTGGACGGTCGGCTCATCGCGCTGGACGCGAAGACCGGCAGGGTGGCGTGGGACACCAAGCTGATCGATTCCCAGAAGCTGACGGTCGGCTTCACCGGTGCGCCTCTCTATGCCAAGGGCTTGGTGATCATTGGCGCGCAGGGCGGTGAGTGGCCCGGCCGCGGCCCGATCTTCGCCATCGATGCCGCCACGGGGAAAAAGAAATGGGAGTTCCTGACGGTTGCTGGCACCGAGGAAGCCATGAAGACCTGGGGCGGTGACTCCTGGCGCACCGGGGGAGGCGGCGGCTGGATGCCCGGCACCTACGATTCCGAGACCAACACGATTCTATGGGGCACTGCCAACCCGGCGCCGCTCTACGATTGGTCGGGAGCGGACTATAAGACGCAAGGCGCGCGTCCCGGCGACAATCTCTACACGAGCTCAGTGATCGGTCTCGACATCGATACCGGCAAATTGAAATTCTACCATCAGGAGCTGCCGCACGACGCCTGGGACTTTGACAGCTCCGTCGGCGAGTTCGTGATGCTCGAGCGCGACGGCCAGAAGCTCATCGTCCATCCGAACAAGGGCGGTTTCATCTTTGTTTACGACCGCAATCTTGCCGTGAAGAACGTCTGGCGGCTCGTTCAGAACATCAATTTTGTCAAGGACATCGATCCCAAGACGGGCGCGCTGATCGGACGTCGCGACTTCACTGCGGGGAAGGTCACCGACCCGCCGCTCTGCCCATTCATTGGTGGCGGCATTAGCTGGAATGCCGGGTCGTACAGTCCGAAAACGGGCCTCTACTACAAGATCGGCCAGGAATGGTGCATGACGCTCGACGTCCAGAAGACGACGCCGGTGACGACTCCACAGGCACAGCTTAACATCGGCGCCGATTTCAAGATGGCGCCTCCTCCGGGCGGCGAGATCTATGGTCATCTCGACGCGCGCGACCCCGTGACCGGGGTTAAGAAATGGGAGGTTCGCTACCCCGAGCCGCCGCTTGGCAGTGTGCTAGCGACCGCAGGCAATCTCGTGTTCGTGCCTGATTCGCGCGGCGTCATTCACGCCTACGATGCCGAAACAGGGACCGAGCTGTGGAATCACAACAACGGCACCGGCCATCAGGGTGGCATCGTCAGCTACTCTGTCGGCGGCAAGCAATACATTGCCGTGACAGCGGGCTTCGGCGGCATGTTGGCAGACGAGTATGGGCCAAACTTCGGCGGCATCTACAAGAGCATGCCGCGCGACGACGGCATGCTCGTCGTCTTCAGCCTCAAATAG
- a CDS encoding SGNH/GDSL hydrolase family protein: MPREPKRQCIFTERGWLIALAVAVGMLLGLAGPTSAQFFNFGGYQQGPQQQRGGGWFGNERGGGWYGNDTFAPYQEHAPQPRWNGRQAPPPPREDFSKAPPPEKRNTVSERHILVLGDAMADWLAYGLENVYDDQPEVGVIRKHKTVSGLIKYQPKGDPADWAAAAKGILAAEKADAIVVLLGLHDRTSIREPAVDKSDNKAGNKKDAKAKPDGKTSSAKPEAKSDDAAKVPDAELSPDDAAENSEKSTRSPDGIYEFREKRWVELYMQKIEEMIGVLKSKGVPVLWVGLPVVRGPKSTADTAFLNTLYRDAAGKAGITYVDVWDGFVDETGRFLQHGPDFEGQTRRLRSSDGVYFTKAGALKLAHYAEREINRLLAARSAPIVLPTEPATPDASARPDQPAPRPLAGPIVPLAPSSVGTNQLLGDPGGRPVTMDAQAARVLITGEPLSAPAGRADDFAWPRREIGREGAKGETPVASKSLDANARAPAASLKPKKQRRQNETNNRF, translated from the coding sequence ATGCCAAGGGAACCAAAAAGGCAATGCATCTTTACCGAGCGTGGTTGGCTGATTGCGCTGGCCGTCGCGGTGGGAATGTTGCTCGGCTTGGCCGGCCCCACCTCTGCACAGTTCTTTAATTTCGGCGGATATCAGCAGGGGCCACAACAGCAACGCGGCGGCGGCTGGTTTGGTAACGAACGCGGTGGCGGCTGGTATGGTAACGACACGTTCGCGCCGTACCAAGAGCACGCGCCGCAGCCTCGTTGGAATGGGCGGCAAGCCCCTCCGCCGCCGCGCGAGGATTTTTCAAAGGCGCCACCGCCCGAGAAACGCAACACTGTATCGGAGCGCCACATACTTGTGCTCGGTGACGCCATGGCAGACTGGCTCGCCTATGGGCTTGAGAACGTCTATGACGACCAGCCTGAGGTGGGTGTGATCCGCAAACACAAGACAGTTTCCGGCCTGATCAAATATCAGCCGAAGGGCGATCCAGCCGATTGGGCCGCCGCCGCCAAAGGCATTCTTGCCGCCGAAAAGGCGGATGCCATTGTCGTCTTGCTCGGGCTTCATGATCGCACCTCAATCCGCGAGCCGGCGGTCGACAAATCCGACAACAAGGCTGGGAACAAGAAGGACGCCAAGGCGAAACCTGATGGCAAGACTTCGAGCGCAAAGCCCGAGGCGAAATCGGATGACGCAGCCAAGGTGCCGGACGCCGAGTTGTCGCCAGACGATGCCGCCGAAAACAGTGAGAAGAGCACGCGTTCGCCGGACGGCATCTACGAGTTTCGCGAGAAGCGCTGGGTCGAACTCTACATGCAAAAGATCGAGGAGATGATCGGCGTACTCAAGTCCAAGGGTGTGCCTGTGCTTTGGGTGGGTCTGCCGGTGGTACGCGGCCCCAAGTCGACCGCCGACACCGCGTTTCTGAATACGCTCTATCGCGATGCGGCCGGCAAGGCCGGCATCACCTATGTCGATGTCTGGGACGGATTTGTCGATGAAACCGGCCGCTTCTTGCAGCACGGCCCCGATTTCGAGGGGCAGACCCGCCGGCTGCGCTCTTCCGATGGTGTGTACTTCACCAAGGCCGGCGCGCTGAAGCTCGCGCATTATGCCGAGCGCGAAATCAACCGCCTGTTGGCTGCGCGTTCCGCGCCGATTGTGCTGCCCACTGAGCCGGCTACACCCGACGCCAGTGCGCGGCCGGATCAGCCGGCGCCGCGTCCGCTCGCCGGGCCGATCGTTCCCTTGGCGCCCTCCTCTGTCGGCACGAATCAATTGCTCGGCGATCCGGGGGGACGGCCTGTGACGATGGATGCGCAAGCGGCGCGGGTCCTGATCACAGGGGAGCCTTTGTCGGCGCCAGCCGGTCGCGCCGACGATTTTGCCTGGCCTCGACGCGAAATCGGACGCGAAGGGGCCAAGGGTGAGACGCCAGTGGCATCAAAATCGCTCGATGCCAACGCGCGGGCGCCGGCGGCATCGCTAAAGCCGAAAAAGCAACGCCGCCAGAACGAGACCAACAATCGCTTTTGA
- a CDS encoding N-acetylmuramoyl-L-alanine amidase family protein — MKLAALGPVALPSAAFKPATPLCDPSTFRIVLDVGHTAESEGAISARNVSEFVFNLRLAKRIEEKLKAEGFPETKLLLTEGKARHSLFKRVAAANNLRADLFLSIHHDSVPTKFLEDWEFEGKKSHFSDRFSGYSVFVSRNNPDFKTSLSFAELIGKEMKAQGLDYARQYSQAIMGRHQRPLLNKETGVYRYDELIVLRKTRMAAVLLEAGSIINRDEELKMSSPERRDIISSGVAAAVKAFCEPRWAMLGPL; from the coding sequence GTGAAGCTTGCCGCCCTGGGGCCGGTCGCCTTGCCCTCTGCCGCTTTCAAGCCGGCCACACCCCTGTGCGATCCCTCCACGTTTCGGATCGTTCTGGATGTGGGACATACCGCCGAATCAGAAGGCGCGATCAGCGCCCGCAACGTCTCCGAGTTTGTCTTCAATCTGCGCCTTGCGAAGCGGATCGAGGAGAAGTTGAAGGCCGAGGGCTTTCCTGAAACCAAGTTGCTCCTGACCGAGGGCAAGGCGAGGCACAGCCTCTTCAAACGCGTGGCCGCCGCCAACAATCTGCGCGCGGATCTCTTTCTGTCGATCCACCATGATTCCGTGCCCACCAAATTCCTCGAGGACTGGGAGTTCGAGGGAAAGAAAAGCCATTTCAGCGACCGCTTCAGCGGATATTCCGTCTTCGTCTCCCGCAACAATCCGGACTTCAAGACGAGCCTCTCGTTCGCCGAACTGATCGGCAAGGAGATGAAGGCCCAGGGCCTTGATTATGCCAGGCAATATTCCCAGGCGATCATGGGTCGGCATCAGCGTCCGTTACTGAACAAGGAAACCGGCGTCTATCGCTACGATGAGCTCATCGTGCTGAGAAAGACCCGGATGGCTGCCGTCCTGCTGGAAGCGGGCTCGATCATCAACCGGGACGAAGAACTCAAGATGAGTTCGCCTGAGCGGCGGGACATTATCAGCAGCGGTGTCGCGGCGGCGGTGAAGGCATTTTGCGAGCCCCGATGGGCCATGCTCGGTCCGCTCTGA
- a CDS encoding ABC transporter ATP-binding protein produces the protein MSTPKAATTTEAAAPFLSVNNIEVVYDHVILVLKGVSLDVPRGGIVALLGANGAGKTTTLKAISNLLHSERGEVTKGSILFDGVEVQSLSPNDLVRRGCIQVMEGRRCFAHLTVEENLLTGAFTRVDGKSAIAEDLERVYAYFPRLRERRGSTAGYTSGGEQQMCAIGRALMSRPKMILLDEPSMGLAPQIVEEIFEIVKDLNVRENVTFLLAEQNTNMALKYARHGYILENGRVVMDGEARALAANEDVKEFYLGIAGDKRKSFRDVKHYKRRKRWLA, from the coding sequence GTGTCAACCCCCAAGGCCGCCACGACGACAGAAGCGGCGGCGCCGTTCCTGTCGGTCAACAATATCGAGGTCGTGTACGATCACGTCATCCTGGTATTGAAGGGCGTATCGCTGGATGTGCCGCGGGGCGGAATCGTCGCACTTCTCGGCGCCAATGGTGCGGGCAAGACAACGACTCTGAAGGCGATTTCCAATCTGCTGCATTCAGAGCGCGGCGAGGTCACCAAGGGCTCAATCCTGTTTGACGGTGTCGAAGTGCAGTCGCTGTCGCCAAACGATCTAGTGCGGCGCGGCTGCATTCAGGTGATGGAGGGGCGGCGCTGCTTCGCCCACCTCACCGTCGAAGAAAATCTCCTGACCGGCGCATTCACGCGCGTGGACGGCAAGTCCGCGATCGCAGAGGATCTCGAGCGGGTCTATGCCTATTTTCCCCGTCTCAGGGAGCGACGCGGTTCCACCGCGGGCTATACGTCGGGTGGCGAACAGCAGATGTGCGCAATCGGCCGTGCGCTGATGTCGCGCCCGAAGATGATCCTGCTCGACGAGCCATCGATGGGCCTCGCTCCGCAGATCGTCGAAGAGATCTTCGAGATCGTCAAGGATCTCAATGTCCGGGAAAATGTTACGTTCCTGCTCGCCGAGCAGAACACCAATATGGCGCTCAAATACGCCAGACACGGATACATCCTCGAAAATGGCCGCGTAGTGATGGACGGCGAGGCGCGGGCGCTCGCCGCAAATGAGGATGTCAAGGAATTCTATCTTGGCATCGCCGGGGACAAGCGCAAATCATTCCGCGATGTGAAGCACTACAAGCGACGCAAGCGCTGGCTCGCTTAG
- a CDS encoding ABC transporter substrate-binding protein produces MVRNKLLLAAAILSGGAFASPAAAQSEQFIPILSYRTGAYAVNGVPYANGVADYYNLVNERDGGINGVKLLVEECETGYATDKGVECYERLKGKGPTGAAFVNPLSTGITFALTEKTTTDKIPIITMGYGRADSKNGAVFAYNFPLLGTYWSAADIAIQHVAKEVGGVDKLKGKKISLLYHDSPYGKEPIPMLQVLAKKHGFEFTPIPVTHPGVEQKSQWLGIRQNRPDYVLVWGWGVMNGTAVKEAAAVAYPRDKMIGVWWSGAEPDVQPAGDQAVGYKALMLQHGAGKFPVHAEIEKHVYAKGKGASEPGKVGEVLYNRGMVNAMLGVEGIRKAQEKFGKKPLTGEQVRWGLENLNLSEARLKELGFEGMLKPIKISCSDHEGARDGRVQQWDGKGWKIISDWYTANQSDTEPLVDEISAKYAADKKIQPRDCSKES; encoded by the coding sequence ATGGTACGCAACAAACTATTACTTGCTGCAGCCATACTTTCAGGCGGGGCGTTTGCCTCTCCTGCTGCAGCGCAGAGCGAGCAGTTCATCCCGATACTATCCTACCGAACGGGCGCGTACGCCGTGAATGGCGTGCCGTACGCAAACGGCGTGGCCGACTATTACAACCTTGTCAACGAGCGCGACGGCGGCATCAACGGCGTCAAGCTCCTGGTCGAGGAATGCGAAACCGGCTACGCCACCGACAAGGGCGTTGAATGTTACGAGCGTCTCAAAGGGAAGGGCCCAACCGGCGCGGCCTTCGTCAATCCGCTGTCGACTGGCATCACGTTCGCCCTGACCGAGAAAACCACGACTGACAAGATCCCGATTATCACCATGGGCTATGGCCGCGCCGATTCCAAGAACGGCGCCGTGTTCGCCTACAATTTCCCGCTGCTCGGCACGTACTGGTCCGCGGCCGATATCGCGATCCAGCACGTTGCCAAGGAGGTGGGCGGCGTCGACAAGCTGAAGGGCAAGAAGATCTCGCTGCTCTATCACGACAGCCCATACGGCAAGGAGCCGATCCCGATGCTGCAGGTGCTGGCCAAGAAGCACGGCTTTGAGTTCACGCCGATCCCGGTTACGCATCCCGGTGTCGAACAGAAGTCGCAATGGCTGGGGATTCGCCAGAACCGGCCGGACTATGTCTTGGTCTGGGGCTGGGGCGTCATGAACGGGACGGCAGTCAAGGAAGCGGCGGCCGTTGCCTATCCGCGCGACAAGATGATCGGTGTTTGGTGGTCGGGCGCAGAGCCGGATGTGCAGCCGGCAGGCGATCAAGCGGTCGGCTACAAGGCGCTGATGCTTCAGCATGGTGCGGGCAAATTCCCCGTGCATGCCGAGATCGAGAAGCACGTCTATGCAAAGGGCAAGGGCGCGTCGGAGCCCGGCAAGGTCGGCGAGGTTCTCTACAACCGCGGTATGGTGAACGCCATGCTCGGGGTGGAGGGGATCCGCAAGGCGCAGGAGAAGTTCGGCAAGAAGCCGCTGACGGGCGAGCAGGTCCGTTGGGGTCTTGAGAACCTCAATCTCTCTGAAGCTCGTCTCAAGGAACTCGGCTTCGAGGGCATGTTGAAGCCGATCAAGATTTCCTGCTCCGATCACGAGGGCGCGCGGGACGGGCGCGTACAGCAGTGGGACGGCAAGGGTTGGAAGATCATCTCCGACTGGTACACGGCCAACCAATCCGACACCGAACCGCTCGTTGACGAAATTTCCGCAAAGTATGCCGCGGACAAGAAGATTCAGCCTCGCGATTGCTCGAAAGAGAGCTGA
- a CDS encoding branched-chain amino acid ABC transporter permease, which produces MLYREAGQFKTTYAEDMAIFPIRQDRMALAILLGIAFIGVPLLADFDIWPFGSDYLLRAILLPFLILALAAIGVNILVGYCGQISLGSGAFMAIGAYSAYKLGTGVHIPLAWLGFAISIPPLPVLLSILLGGLAAAVVGILFGIPSLRIKGLYLAVATLAAQFFFDWVFLRVPWFTNYAPSGSVSAPTLDFFGLNVGTPIERYMLCLIFVTVFAFLAKNLVRGNLGRQWMAIRDMDIAAELIGIRPLYAKLTAFAVSSFIIGVAGALWAFVYLGSWEPLAFSIERSLQLLFMVIIGGLGSIMGSFIGAAFILILPIMLNLLPTQLGVPLSTETITHLEFIIFGSLICYLLIKEPHGFARLISIGKEKLRLWPFPY; this is translated from the coding sequence GTGCTTTATCGCGAGGCAGGCCAATTCAAGACGACCTACGCGGAGGATATGGCGATCTTTCCGATCCGCCAGGACCGTATGGCGCTCGCGATCTTGCTTGGTATCGCCTTCATTGGCGTGCCGCTGCTGGCTGACTTCGACATTTGGCCGTTCGGCAGCGACTATCTGCTTCGCGCCATTCTGCTGCCCTTCCTGATCCTCGCGCTTGCCGCTATCGGCGTAAACATTCTTGTCGGCTATTGCGGCCAGATCTCGCTCGGCAGCGGCGCGTTCATGGCCATCGGCGCTTACTCGGCCTACAAGTTGGGGACCGGCGTTCATATTCCGCTCGCCTGGCTTGGCTTTGCGATTTCGATCCCGCCGTTGCCCGTACTGCTATCTATTTTGCTCGGCGGGCTGGCGGCCGCGGTTGTCGGCATCCTCTTCGGTATTCCCAGTCTGCGGATCAAGGGCCTCTATCTGGCGGTCGCAACACTCGCAGCGCAGTTCTTCTTCGACTGGGTGTTCCTGCGGGTGCCGTGGTTCACCAATTATGCGCCGTCGGGGTCGGTCAGTGCACCGACGCTGGATTTCTTCGGTCTGAACGTAGGCACGCCGATCGAGCGCTATATGCTGTGCCTGATCTTTGTAACCGTGTTCGCGTTTCTGGCGAAGAATCTCGTTCGAGGCAATCTCGGCAGACAATGGATGGCAATCCGCGACATGGACATAGCCGCGGAGCTCATCGGTATCCGGCCACTCTACGCGAAGCTTACAGCTTTCGCGGTCTCTTCATTTATCATCGGCGTGGCGGGCGCACTTTGGGCGTTCGTCTATCTGGGCTCGTGGGAGCCGCTCGCCTTCTCGATCGAGCGTTCGCTGCAGCTTCTGTTCATGGTGATCATCGGCGGGTTGGGTTCGATCATGGGGTCATTTATCGGTGCGGCCTTTATCCTGATCCTGCCCATCATGCTGAACCTGCTTCCAACCCAGCTCGGTGTGCCGCTGTCGACAGAGACGATTACTCATCTGGAATTCATCATCTTTGGATCGTTGATCTGCTATCTTCTCATCAAGGAGCCACATGGGTTTGCCCGGCTCATATCGATTGGCAAGGAGAAGCTCAGACTGTGGCCGTTTCCCTACTGA
- a CDS encoding branched-chain amino acid ABC transporter permease codes for MIALGQFLEVLIGGLMSGFLYSLVALGFVLIFKASGVFNFAQGAMVLLAGLALVRSLDLLVANGFPLWVAIVLGIGFAAVIMAITAWLIERFVIGPLVNQNALTLFMSTIGVTFVLEGAAQMIFGSDVYPLRLFPTDIWLLFESHFPGGILVNQLDVWGGLIAGILVAGLAIFFQQTKTGRALRAVADDHMAAQSVGIPIGWIWFVVWLVAGLVALVAATVWGTKLGVQFSITFLALKALPVLIIGGLTSVPGAIVGGLIVGAGEKLAEVFLGSHIGGGIEYWFAYVLALAVLLVRPQGLFGERIIERI; via the coding sequence GTGATCGCATTGGGTCAATTTCTGGAGGTGCTGATCGGCGGATTGATGTCTGGCTTCTTGTATTCGCTGGTCGCGCTCGGCTTCGTGTTGATCTTCAAGGCATCCGGCGTGTTTAATTTTGCGCAAGGCGCAATGGTGTTGCTCGCCGGGCTGGCGCTGGTTCGTTCGCTCGATCTCCTCGTGGCCAACGGCTTCCCGCTTTGGGTTGCGATCGTCCTCGGCATCGGCTTTGCCGCCGTGATCATGGCGATAACGGCCTGGCTGATCGAGCGGTTCGTGATTGGACCTCTTGTCAATCAGAATGCTCTCACCCTGTTCATGTCCACCATTGGCGTGACATTCGTCCTCGAGGGTGCGGCGCAGATGATCTTCGGTTCCGATGTTTACCCGTTGCGGCTGTTCCCGACCGACATCTGGCTCCTGTTCGAAAGTCACTTTCCGGGTGGGATTCTGGTCAACCAGCTTGATGTCTGGGGCGGCCTTATCGCCGGCATTCTGGTCGCGGGTCTCGCGATCTTCTTCCAGCAAACCAAGACTGGTCGCGCACTCAGGGCGGTTGCCGACGATCACATGGCAGCGCAGTCGGTCGGGATTCCAATCGGCTGGATCTGGTTTGTGGTCTGGCTTGTTGCCGGTCTCGTTGCGCTCGTTGCGGCGACCGTGTGGGGTACCAAGCTGGGTGTGCAGTTCTCGATCACGTTTCTCGCGCTGAAGGCCCTGCCGGTCCTGATCATTGGGGGCCTTACCTCGGTCCCAGGAGCGATCGTCGGCGGGCTTATTGTAGGTGCGGGCGAGAAGCTCGCCGAGGTGTTCCTGGGGTCGCATATTGGCGGCGGTATCGAATATTGGTTCGCCTATGTGCTGGCTTTGGCGGTGCTGCTCGTGCGGCCGCAGGGGCTGTTCGGCGAGCGCATCATCGAGCGCATCTGA
- a CDS encoding ABC transporter ATP-binding protein, translating to MRMPDTSEILLQVEGVSLAFGGVKALRDVSLDIRKGEIRAIIGPNGAGKTSMLNVINGFYHPNRGAITFKGRTRAQMQPFEASRGGIARTFQNVALFKGMSALDNIMAGRTLKMRRGLLWQMLRYGPALAEEIEHRHRVEEIIDFLEIEPIRKVPVARLPYGLQKRVELGRALAMEPDLLLLDEPMAGMNLEEKKDMSRFILDVNDYYGTTIALIEHDMAVVMDLSHRVVVLDHGVKIADGTPDEVKKDQGVIDAYLGIAH from the coding sequence ATGAGGATGCCGGACACGAGCGAAATCCTGCTTCAGGTCGAGGGGGTATCGCTGGCGTTTGGCGGCGTGAAAGCGCTGAGGGATGTTTCGCTTGACATCAGGAAAGGTGAAATTCGCGCCATCATCGGACCGAATGGCGCCGGAAAGACTTCGATGCTCAACGTCATCAACGGCTTCTATCATCCCAATCGTGGTGCCATCACCTTCAAGGGACGAACCCGCGCCCAGATGCAGCCGTTCGAGGCGTCCCGTGGCGGCATCGCGCGCACCTTTCAAAACGTCGCGCTGTTCAAGGGAATGAGCGCGCTCGACAATATCATGGCTGGCCGCACATTGAAGATGCGGCGGGGCCTTCTGTGGCAGATGCTGCGCTACGGCCCTGCGCTGGCGGAGGAGATCGAGCATCGGCACCGGGTCGAAGAGATCATCGATTTTCTGGAGATCGAACCGATCCGCAAGGTGCCGGTCGCGCGCTTGCCATACGGCCTGCAGAAACGCGTCGAACTCGGCCGCGCCCTTGCGATGGAGCCCGATCTCCTTCTGCTTGACGAACCGATGGCAGGCATGAACCTCGAAGAGAAGAAGGACATGTCGCGGTTTATCCTCGACGTGAACGATTATTACGGCACGACGATCGCGCTGATCGAGCATGACATGGCTGTGGTGATGGATCTCTCTCATCGCGTGGTGGTGCTCGATCATGGCGTGAAGATCGCCGACGGAACGCCGGATGAGGTCAAGAAGGATCAGGGCGTCATCGACGCCTATCTCGGCATCGCGCACTAG